One genomic segment of Aquipluma nitroreducens includes these proteins:
- the xylE gene encoding D-xylose transporter XylE: MKQNKFFIIAITIVATLGGLLFGYDTAVISGTVGSLDAFFIQPMGLSETAANSQLGFIVSSALIGCIIGGISGGIVSLKLGRKNGLILAAILFFISALGSMFPEMLFRPFGQGDYTFYWHFIIYRIIGGIGVGLASMLSPMYIAEISPAESRGKLVSFNQFAIIFGMLVVYFVNYAIAKQGDDNWLNSIGWRYMFGSEMIPAALFLILLFFVPETPRYMVLKGQDSKALRVLEKINGPQLGAKVLEDIKQTLSTTSGKLFSFGFFIVVVGILLSAFQQFIGINVVLYYAPEIFKNMGSGTDTALLQTIIVGIINLSFTVVAIMTVDKFGRKPLMIIGALGMAFFMFALGFSFFFQQVGIGALIYMLGYVACFAVSWGPVVWVLLSEIFPNRIRGRAMAVAVAAQWISNYLVSWTFPLMNKSTFLVNTFHNGFAYWIYGVMGLIAAWFMIKYVPETKGKTLEEMEKLWKK, from the coding sequence ATGAAACAAAACAAATTTTTCATCATCGCTATCACGATTGTAGCAACCTTAGGTGGACTACTTTTTGGATATGACACAGCGGTAATTTCTGGCACAGTTGGTTCGCTCGATGCATTTTTCATTCAACCTATGGGTTTAAGTGAAACTGCAGCAAATTCGCAGCTTGGATTTATCGTTTCGAGCGCACTGATTGGCTGTATTATTGGAGGTATCTCCGGTGGCATAGTTAGTTTAAAATTAGGTCGTAAAAATGGACTTATTCTAGCCGCCATTTTATTCTTTATTTCAGCTTTGGGATCAATGTTCCCTGAAATGTTATTCCGGCCATTTGGACAAGGCGACTATACTTTCTACTGGCATTTCATTATTTACCGGATTATCGGTGGTATAGGCGTTGGATTGGCGTCCATGTTGTCGCCAATGTATATCGCTGAAATTTCGCCTGCCGAAAGTCGGGGTAAATTAGTTTCATTCAACCAGTTCGCTATCATTTTTGGTATGCTGGTCGTTTACTTTGTAAATTATGCCATTGCCAAACAAGGCGATGATAATTGGCTAAATTCAATCGGATGGCGTTATATGTTCGGTTCTGAAATGATCCCTGCTGCTTTATTCCTGATCCTTCTTTTTTTCGTCCCAGAGACTCCTCGTTATATGGTGCTTAAAGGACAAGATAGCAAGGCGCTTCGTGTGCTGGAAAAAATTAACGGGCCACAGCTGGGAGCTAAAGTGCTTGAAGATATCAAACAAACACTTTCAACAACTTCAGGAAAATTATTTTCTTTCGGTTTCTTCATTGTGGTAGTTGGTATTTTACTTTCAGCATTCCAACAATTTATTGGCATAAACGTGGTACTTTATTATGCCCCTGAAATTTTCAAAAACATGGGTTCAGGAACCGATACTGCATTACTTCAAACCATTATTGTAGGTATTATTAACCTTTCGTTTACGGTTGTTGCTATTATGACTGTTGATAAATTTGGTCGTAAACCACTTATGATTATTGGGGCGCTCGGAATGGCATTTTTCATGTTTGCTCTTGGCTTTTCATTCTTTTTTCAACAAGTCGGAATTGGAGCGCTAATTTACATGCTCGGATATGTAGCTTGTTTTGCTGTAAGTTGGGGTCCTGTTGTTTGGGTTCTGCTTTCCGAGATTTTCCCAAATCGTATTCGTGGTCGGGCAATGGCTGTGGCTGTGGCTGCGCAATGGATCTCGAACTATCTCGTTTCCTGGACATTCCCTTTAATGAATAAAAGCACATTCCTTGTAAACACTTTCCACAATGGTTTTGCCTACTGGATTTATGGTGTAATGGGGCTGATTGCAGCCTGGTTCATGATTAAGTATGTTCCTGAAACCAAAGGGAAAACGCTAGAAGAAATGGAAAAACTCTGGAAAAAATAA
- the xylA gene encoding xylose isomerase — protein sequence MTAFKGNKEYFPGIDQIKYEGPQSKNPMAFKYYDANQVVLGKTMKEYLRFAVAYWHTFCGDGGDPFGPGTQIFPWVGAADPMTAAKEKMDAAFEFISKVGAPFYCFHDTDVVGGGSVFEIEKRLANMIDFAKERQAATGIKLLWGTANVFSDPRYMNGASTNPDFNVLTNAAVQVKNAMEATIALGGTNYVFWGGREGYMSLHNTDTKRELDHMGKFLGAARDHARSLGFKGTFLIEPKPMEPMKHQYDFDTQTVIGFLKAHGLENDFKMNIEVNHATLAGHTFAHELRVARDNGFFGSIDANKGDYQNGWDTDEFPTNIYEVTEAMIEIIQAGGFTTGGINFDAKTRRNSTDLDDIFIAHISGMDVFARSLVIADKLLKDSDYLKLKANRYASYDSGKGAEYEAGKLSLTDLYNVAKEVGEPKQISGKQEMLEQLINCYI from the coding sequence ATGACAGCTTTTAAAGGAAACAAAGAGTATTTCCCAGGTATTGATCAAATTAAATACGAGGGACCACAATCGAAAAATCCAATGGCATTCAAATATTACGATGCCAATCAGGTAGTTTTAGGCAAAACCATGAAAGAATATCTTCGTTTTGCTGTTGCCTACTGGCACACCTTTTGCGGCGACGGTGGCGACCCATTTGGTCCCGGAACTCAGATTTTCCCATGGGTTGGCGCGGCTGATCCAATGACAGCCGCTAAAGAGAAAATGGATGCTGCTTTCGAATTCATCAGTAAAGTTGGCGCTCCTTTCTACTGTTTCCACGATACCGACGTTGTTGGTGGTGGTTCGGTTTTCGAAATCGAAAAACGTTTGGCAAATATGATCGATTTCGCCAAAGAACGTCAGGCAGCTACCGGCATTAAGTTACTTTGGGGAACTGCAAACGTGTTCAGCGATCCACGATATATGAATGGCGCCTCAACCAATCCTGATTTTAATGTATTAACAAATGCAGCCGTTCAGGTAAAAAACGCAATGGAAGCTACGATTGCTTTAGGTGGAACCAACTATGTATTCTGGGGTGGACGCGAAGGTTACATGAGCTTGCACAATACCGATACCAAACGCGAATTAGACCATATGGGCAAATTCCTTGGTGCAGCGCGCGACCACGCTCGTTCTTTAGGATTCAAGGGAACTTTCCTGATTGAGCCAAAACCAATGGAACCAATGAAGCACCAGTACGATTTCGATACACAGACTGTCATTGGCTTCCTGAAAGCACATGGTTTGGAAAACGATTTCAAAATGAATATTGAAGTAAACCACGCTACTTTAGCTGGACACACATTTGCCCACGAATTGCGCGTTGCACGCGATAATGGCTTCTTTGGTTCAATTGACGCCAACAAAGGTGACTACCAGAACGGATGGGATACCGACGAATTCCCAACTAATATCTATGAAGTAACCGAAGCCATGATCGAAATTATCCAGGCTGGCGGATTTACAACAGGCGGTATCAACTTCGATGCTAAAACCCGTCGTAACTCAACCGATCTTGACGATATTTTCATTGCTCACATATCAGGAATGGATGTTTTTGCCCGTTCATTGGTTATTGCCGACAAATTGTTGAAAGATTCGGATTACCTGAAATTGAAAGCGAACCGTTATGCATCATACGATTCTGGCAAAGGCGCTGAATACGAAGCAGGCAAACTGAGTCTGACTGACTTGTACAACGTAGCCAAAGAAGTGGGCGAACCAAAACAAATCAGTGGCAAACAGGAAATGCTGGAGCAATTGATTAATTGCTACATTTAA
- a CDS encoding AAA family ATPase, giving the protein MIPVKLTIQGLYSYQEKQTIDFTRLTEANLFGIFGSVGSGKSSILEAITFAIYGKTDRLNLSGDNRNYNMMNLKSNDLLIEFVFETGKDQTAYQAVVKGRRNGKKFEEVKTLERSAYRNDGGNWIPIEPEQLEKVIGLSYDNFKRTIIIPQGQFQEFLQLGNKDRTQMMKELFNLEKFELYYNVVSLENINNSQKENLDGQLKQLGAIDPEQIKLYEVQLTQLRAEIGQLQKSLTDQQKQELEWKRLQETTRKLEDIQHKLKQLKDREPEFVALEKTILNYEQCLIQFKNQLDALAQSDKKIIQKTELIERETISLKKSEEEIARSERDFTVLKEAYDRRDLLKQQAEELVKVARLNILQTVVLTDQERIAKGELILAKTVESLEKLKREKETLELLLKTEKAKLPDLAMLSQVKIWHNENKNLNRQLSENKAEVDKFQKEIQSIADSVKAHFAKLIFEGLSAEADVAAGIQFLKEKMEQLKQQMAVLDLEMEHYRVQSKLEEYAVNLHDGEACPLCGSISHPAVFSAASVADALTEAQKLKAGLEKEISLANESINQLNDLGNRLKFNLDQLNGLLIKQNELDAKVANHTALFKWDAYTDEALVNQAFAAAEIVQKAVTEKERELEKVSAGLEKEVSNKEKFQAEIEKIKTSLVVAQTEIKTLSEQIRLINTADFPTKTSGEIETERQLLLQKHAAMEKQFSELTNKLTELRKTKDTDSGSLEANRKELFQEREANSAIQNELTERLEKSSYANIEEIKQILAQVINLELQKQKLADFRQQLMLLQNQFAQTQNEIGTRVYDPEAHQKLVAEIASIGESLNRKNQELGKVEQLLKKLKNDLESQVQLRKELENLELRAENIKTMKSLFKASGFVNYISSVYLQNLCNAANDRFFQLTRQKLSLEITDDNNFLIRDYLNGGKVRSVKTLSGGQTFQAALSLALALADNIQKITDSNQNFFFLDEGFGSLDKDSLAVVFDTLKSLRKENRIVGVISHVEEMQQEIDTHLRIENHEETGSRILASWE; this is encoded by the coding sequence ATGATACCAGTAAAACTGACCATACAAGGCTTGTATTCCTATCAGGAGAAGCAAACCATCGACTTTACCCGATTGACCGAGGCCAATCTGTTCGGTATTTTTGGCTCGGTTGGAAGCGGAAAATCGAGTATCCTTGAAGCGATTACTTTTGCTATTTACGGCAAAACAGACCGGCTCAACCTTTCGGGCGATAACCGCAACTACAACATGATGAACCTGAAATCTAACGACTTGCTGATTGAGTTTGTCTTCGAAACGGGGAAAGATCAGACTGCTTATCAGGCGGTGGTAAAAGGTAGGCGTAACGGGAAAAAATTTGAGGAAGTGAAGACTCTGGAACGCTCGGCATACCGAAATGACGGCGGCAACTGGATACCAATTGAACCCGAGCAGCTTGAAAAGGTAATTGGCCTGAGCTACGACAATTTTAAGCGGACCATCATTATTCCTCAGGGGCAATTTCAGGAGTTTCTCCAATTGGGCAACAAAGACCGAACTCAAATGATGAAGGAACTTTTCAACCTCGAAAAGTTCGAATTGTATTACAATGTGGTTTCGCTCGAAAATATAAATAATTCGCAGAAGGAAAACCTGGATGGACAGTTGAAGCAGCTTGGAGCGATTGATCCGGAGCAGATCAAACTATATGAAGTGCAGTTGACTCAACTTAGAGCCGAAATCGGGCAATTGCAGAAAAGCCTGACTGACCAGCAAAAGCAAGAATTGGAATGGAAAAGATTGCAGGAGACGACCCGAAAGTTGGAAGATATTCAGCATAAATTGAAACAGTTAAAGGATCGGGAACCCGAGTTTGTTGCACTTGAAAAAACAATCCTGAATTACGAACAATGCCTCATTCAGTTTAAAAACCAGTTGGATGCACTGGCGCAAAGCGACAAAAAGATCATTCAAAAAACTGAATTGATTGAAAGAGAAACTATAAGTTTGAAAAAGTCGGAGGAGGAAATTGCCCGTTCTGAAAGGGATTTCACCGTTCTCAAAGAAGCTTACGACCGGCGCGATTTATTAAAACAGCAAGCAGAAGAACTGGTTAAAGTAGCTCGGCTGAATATTTTGCAAACAGTTGTTCTCACTGATCAGGAACGAATTGCAAAGGGAGAACTCATTCTGGCAAAAACCGTCGAATCACTTGAAAAACTAAAAAGGGAAAAGGAAACGCTTGAGCTTTTGCTGAAGACGGAAAAGGCCAAACTTCCTGATTTGGCTATGCTTTCGCAGGTAAAAATATGGCACAATGAAAATAAGAATCTGAACAGGCAACTTTCTGAAAATAAGGCGGAAGTTGATAAGTTCCAAAAGGAAATTCAGTCGATTGCTGATTCTGTAAAAGCTCACTTTGCGAAACTGATTTTTGAAGGTTTGTCTGCTGAAGCCGATGTTGCTGCCGGAATCCAGTTTTTGAAAGAGAAAATGGAGCAATTGAAACAGCAAATGGCGGTGCTCGATCTGGAGATGGAGCATTACCGGGTGCAGTCGAAACTGGAAGAGTATGCGGTGAATTTGCACGATGGCGAAGCTTGTCCATTGTGTGGATCAATCAGCCATCCTGCAGTTTTCAGTGCGGCCAGTGTGGCGGATGCTTTAACTGAAGCACAGAAATTAAAGGCTGGTTTGGAAAAGGAAATTTCATTAGCCAACGAATCCATCAATCAGTTGAATGATCTGGGAAATCGCTTAAAATTCAATTTGGATCAACTAAATGGATTGCTGATAAAACAGAATGAACTTGATGCAAAAGTGGCCAATCATACCGCTCTTTTTAAGTGGGATGCTTACACGGATGAAGCTCTTGTAAATCAAGCTTTTGCGGCTGCTGAAATTGTCCAAAAAGCAGTAACTGAAAAGGAAAGGGAACTTGAAAAAGTTTCAGCAGGACTGGAGAAAGAAGTATCGAACAAAGAGAAATTTCAGGCGGAAATTGAGAAAATAAAAACTTCGCTGGTTGTTGCGCAAACCGAAATCAAAACGCTTTCGGAACAAATCAGGCTAATAAATACTGCTGATTTCCCGACAAAAACTTCCGGGGAAATCGAAACAGAAAGACAGTTGCTTTTGCAGAAACATGCTGCGATGGAAAAACAGTTCAGTGAACTGACTAATAAACTCACTGAACTCCGGAAAACGAAAGATACCGACAGCGGTAGTTTGGAGGCTAACCGGAAAGAACTTTTTCAGGAAAGGGAAGCCAATTCGGCGATTCAGAATGAACTGACCGAGCGTCTGGAGAAAAGCAGCTATGCGAACATCGAAGAGATAAAACAAATTCTGGCACAGGTAATTAATCTGGAACTTCAGAAACAAAAGCTGGCTGATTTCAGACAGCAACTGATGTTGTTACAGAATCAGTTTGCCCAAACCCAAAATGAGATTGGGACCCGTGTTTATGACCCTGAAGCTCACCAGAAATTGGTGGCGGAAATTGCATCAATCGGAGAAAGCCTGAACCGGAAAAATCAGGAATTGGGAAAAGTGGAGCAATTGCTGAAAAAGTTGAAAAACGATCTTGAAAGTCAGGTACAGTTGCGCAAAGAGCTTGAAAATCTGGAATTACGGGCCGAAAATATCAAAACAATGAAGTCGCTGTTTAAGGCCAGCGGATTTGTGAATTACATTTCGTCGGTTTACCTTCAGAATTTATGCAACGCGGCCAACGACCGGTTTTTTCAACTCACCCGCCAGAAACTAAGCCTCGAAATTACCGATGACAATAACTTCCTGATCCGCGATTACCTGAATGGCGGCAAGGTTCGTAGTGTGAAAACGCTTTCAGGCGGACAAACTTTTCAGGCGGCTTTATCATTGGCTTTGGCATTGGCCGATAACATTCAGAAAATTACCGATTCCAACCAGAATTTCTTTTTCCTCGATGAAGGATTTGGTTCGCTCGACAAAGATTCGCTGGCTGTGGTTTTCGACACCTTGAAATCGTTGCGGAAAGAGAACCGAATTGTTGGTGTGATTTCGCATGTTGAGGAAATGCAACAGGAAATTGACACGCACTTACGAATTGAAAATCATGAAGAAACCGGTAGTCGGATTTTGGCAAGCTGGGAATAG
- a CDS encoding xylulokinase: MYLLGFDIGSSSVKASLINGESGDCVASAFYPKQEMKITAIQAGWAEQEPEQWWKNLKLALADVLSESKIEPKSIDSIGISYQMHGLVVVDKNQEVLRPSIIWCDSRAAEFGNKAFTEIGEEKCLSNLLNSPGNFTASKLKWVKDNEPTLYTKIDKIMLPGDYIAMKLSGEIKTTASGLSEGILWNFKENSVANMLLDYYGFEKSFIPEIVPTFSVQGVVNAKAAAELGLAEGTKISYRAGDQPNNALSLNVLNPGEIATTAGTSGVVYGVSGEVKYDPYSRVNTFAHVNNTSEANRLGVLLCINGTGILNSWLNKYVGNKAFSYEEMNQKASEVAIGSEGLSILPFGNGSERVLKNKNIGAQISGLGFNTHTESHLFRAAQEGIVFSFKYGMEIMEEIGIKAQVIRAGKANMFLSPVFRDTLAGVSGATIELYNTDGSIGAARGAGIGSGYYSSAKEAFASLKKLDTISPDASKKEQYAEAYQNWKQQLEKQ; this comes from the coding sequence ATGTACTTATTAGGATTCGACATTGGTAGTTCATCAGTAAAAGCCTCATTAATAAACGGTGAGTCTGGAGATTGCGTCGCATCTGCTTTTTATCCAAAGCAAGAAATGAAAATTACAGCAATTCAGGCTGGATGGGCTGAACAAGAACCTGAACAATGGTGGAAAAATCTGAAACTTGCACTAGCTGATGTATTATCCGAATCGAAAATTGAACCCAAAAGCATTGATTCTATCGGTATATCATACCAAATGCATGGATTGGTAGTAGTTGATAAAAATCAGGAAGTCTTGCGTCCTTCTATCATTTGGTGCGACAGCCGTGCTGCTGAATTCGGCAACAAGGCTTTTACTGAAATTGGCGAAGAAAAATGTCTTTCCAATTTACTGAACTCACCGGGGAATTTCACCGCTTCGAAGTTGAAATGGGTAAAAGACAATGAACCAACCCTATACACCAAAATCGACAAAATAATGCTTCCTGGCGATTACATCGCGATGAAACTTTCAGGCGAAATAAAAACGACCGCCAGCGGTTTGTCAGAAGGGATTCTCTGGAATTTTAAAGAAAATTCGGTGGCCAATATGCTGCTCGATTATTACGGATTCGAAAAATCGTTTATTCCTGAAATCGTCCCAACTTTTTCAGTTCAGGGCGTGGTGAACGCCAAAGCGGCTGCCGAACTGGGCTTGGCTGAAGGTACAAAAATCAGCTACCGTGCCGGCGATCAACCAAATAATGCACTTTCACTGAATGTTTTAAATCCAGGAGAAATTGCGACAACAGCCGGAACTTCAGGAGTTGTTTACGGTGTGAGTGGAGAAGTGAAATACGATCCCTATTCTCGTGTAAATACGTTTGCACACGTAAATAATACTTCCGAAGCCAACCGTTTGGGCGTTTTACTCTGCATCAACGGAACCGGAATTTTAAACTCATGGTTGAACAAATACGTTGGGAACAAAGCATTTTCATACGAAGAAATGAACCAAAAAGCTTCAGAAGTTGCCATTGGATCTGAAGGGTTAAGCATTCTCCCTTTCGGCAATGGTTCGGAACGTGTTCTCAAAAACAAAAATATTGGAGCACAAATTTCAGGATTGGGATTTAACACACATACTGAATCACACTTATTCCGTGCTGCCCAGGAAGGAATCGTTTTCTCGTTCAAATACGGAATGGAAATCATGGAAGAAATTGGCATCAAAGCGCAGGTTATCCGCGCAGGGAAAGCCAACATGTTCCTGAGTCCGGTTTTCCGCGATACACTTGCCGGAGTTTCCGGAGCAACCATAGAATTGTACAACACCGACGGATCGATTGGCGCCGCGCGCGGAGCTGGAATTGGATCAGGTTATTATTCATCGGCCAAAGAAGCCTTTGCCAGTTTGAAAAAACTAGACACCATTTCGCCTGACGCAAGCAAAAAAGAGCAATACGCAGAGGCTTACCAAAATTGGAAACAACAATTAGAGAAACAATAG